TCGTCGTCGTCTTGTGGCAGATCACGCCGGGAATGTAGACCTTCCCCTCCGGCAGCTTATGCGTCTCCCAGACGTGCCAGTCCAGCTCGTGCCGCGCGTCCGCCGTTTCGACGGAGTAGGCGCCGGCCTTCACCATCAGCATCAGGTCGATCACGTGCTCAAAGGGGATGTCGGTGGTGTGCGGCGTGTGCCAGCTGCCCCAGCAGGTGTGGTAACGCACGCGGTCCTCGGGGATCCCTTCCAGCGCCCAGTTGAGCGCCTCGACGCGCGGCTGCACGAAGCGGCGGTACTCTTCGATGCTCAGCGCCGGCTCGAGCATCCCGTAGCGGGTGACCAGCGCCGGGTCGTCGATCTGCAGGATGAAGCCGGCGTCCACGACGGCGCGGTAGTCGTTCTTGAAGAACGCCGCCAGGGCGTAAATGTACTCCTCCTCGCTCTTGTAGTAGTCGTTGAGCACGAAGTGGCTGAGCCAGTTCGGGCTGAGCACGGGAAAGAAGCAGTCCTCCAGCCGGGCGCCGGCGGCCGTCATCGCCGCCTTCGACACCGCGATCTCGTGCGTGATCGTGCCGATGTCGTCCGCCGCGCGAGGCGTGAGCGGTCCGGTGATCGCCGAGCGCTGCGTTTGGATGCCGAAGCCGCGGATCTCGGCGCCGGGCATCGGCGTGTTGCCCACCCGGTCGTAGATCTCCCAGAAGGCCCGGAACTCCGGCGTGCGCCGCTCCCGCTGGAAGACGAGCACGGAGGCCGGCTCGCCGGGCTTCGCCTCCCGCGTCTCGATGCCGGAGGCGCGGCTGTCGTAGTATCCCTGGTCCCGCACCTTCCAGAACTCGCCGTCGCTGAGGATGTCGACGCCGATCTCCTTTTGGCGGCGCACCATGGCGGCGATGCCGCTCTGCACCTGGGCATCGAAGGCCTGCCGATCGCCCCGCTGACGCGCGGCGAGCACTTCGGCCTGGTTGTCGGGGTTGGGCAGGCGGCCGGGGTGGGTGGTGAGGATACGGTCGCTGCTGCGGTGCATCTGCTGCTCCTGCGATCTGCCGCGGACCGCGCGGCGGTCCACAACAGCCGGTCCTACAGATGGTTTCAAAACCGGCAGTCTCGCGCTCCCGCACGCGCATCCGCCGGTATGCGTGCAGGTTTTGAAACCATGTCTTGGTCCCGTGCCTGAAGGCCACACACGGCATAGCACAGAGAGCGCCCGCTTCGCCATGCCCGGCGGGGCGCCGCTCAGGCCGCGGCCTGGCCGACGCGCACCAAATCGCCGTCCTCGCGCTTCAACAGCACGGCGTTCGTCGCCACGATGATCGAGCTGGCGCTCATCAGCAGCGCCGACCACTCCGGCTGCAACATGATGCCGAAGCGCGGGAAGAGCACGCCAGCGGCCACGGGGATCGCGGCCAGGTTGTAGATGCTCGCCCAGAAGAGGTTCTGTTTCATCTTGCGCACCGTGGCGCGCGAGAGGCGCCAGGCCCGCATAATGTCCAGCGGGTCGCTCTTCATCAAGACGACTTTCGCCGTCTCGATCGCCACGTCGGTGCCCGCGCCGATGGCGATGCCGACTTCCGCCTGCGCCAGCGCCGGCGCGTCGTTGACGCCGTCACCGACCATCGCCACGCGCTTGCCCTCGCTCTGCAACTGCCGCACGTAGCCGGCTTTCTGCTCGGGCAAAACCTCGGCGAAGACGCGTGCGATACCCAGCTCGGCGGCCACGGCCTCGGCGGTGCGGCGATTGTCGCCCGTCAGCATCGCCACCTCGATGTCCGCTTCTTTGAGCAGCGGGATCAGCCGGCGGGCGCTCGGCTTGATCGTGTCGGCCACGGCCACGAGCCCAGCGGCCGCGCCGTCGACGGCGACGTACATCGGCGTCTTGCCCGCCGCTGCAAGGGTTGCCGCTGTCTCTGCGAGTGAGCCGGGCGCAATGCCCGCGTCGGCCAGAAGCGCCGCGTTGCCGGCGAGGAGCTGCCGGCTGCCGACCTCCGCCCGCAGCCCCTTGCCCGCAATCGCGGTGAAGTTCTGCGCCGAGGCGAGCGCCAGGCCGCGCTCGCTTGCGCCGCGCACGATCGCGGCCGCCAGCGGGTGCTCCGAGCCCTGCTCCACCGACGCTACAAGCGCGAGCAGGTCGTTTTCGCGGCCGGGCTGCCAGGGGCCGGCGCCGGAGACGACGACATCCGTGAGCGCCGGCTTGCCCTCGGTCAGCGTGCCGGTCTTGTCCAGCACGATCGCATTGATCTCCGAGACGCCCTCCAGCGTGGCCGCATCTTTGATCAAGATGTTGTGCCTGGCGCCCAGCCCCGTGCCCACGGCCACCGCGGTCGGCGTCGCCAGCCCCAGCGCGTCCGGGCAGGCGATCACCACGGCGGAGATGGCGAAAGTCAGCGCCGTGAGCGCCGAGGCGCCGCCGAGCGTGTACCAGAGGATGAACGTCAGCAGCCCCGCGCCCACGGCCAGCACCACGAGATAGGCCGCCGCCTTGTCCGCCAGCCGCTGGCCCGGCGCCTTCGAGGCCTGCGCCTGCTGCACCAGCGCCACGATCTGCGCCAGCGCCGTCTCACTGCCGACTTTCGTCGCCTCCATCACGACCGAGCCGGCGCGGTTGATCGAGCCGCCGATCAGCGTGTCGCCCGGCTGCTTCTCCACGGGCACCGATTCGCCCGTGACCAGCGACTCGTCGATGCTGGTGCTGCCCTCGACCAACACGCCGTCGACCGGCACCTTGGCGCCCGGACGCAGGCGGATGCGGTCGCCCGCGACCAGCTCGCTGGTCGGCACCTCCTGCTCTTCACCGTTGCGCAGGGCGATCGCGCTGGGCGGCACGAGGTCGAAGAGGGCGCGCAGGGCATCCGTGGTGCCCCGGCGGCTCTTCATCTCCATCCAGTGGCCGAAGAGCACGAAGGTGACGAGCATCGCCGCCGCTTCGTAGAAGGTCTCGCCCTGACCGAGCACGGTGATCAGCAGACTGAAGCCCCAGGCGGCAAGCACGCCGGTGGCGATCAGCACGCTCATGTTGAGCTGCCGGTAGCGCAGCGAGCTGGCCGCGCCGCCGATGAAGGGCCAGCCCGCCCAGAAGACGACCGGCGTGGAGAAGACGAGGGCCAGCCAGTTGGCCGCGCTCATGCGCACGATCTCGATGCCGAAGGTGTTCTTCGCCAGCGGCGAGAAGAGCACGGTGGGAATCGTGAGCAGCAGAGCGACGAAGAAGCGGCGGCGCATGTCCGCCTCCATCGCCTTCGCCATCGCCGGGTCGGACATGTCGTGGCCCATGCCGCCGTGCGCCGCGTGTGCGCCGTGGTCCATCGCCGGCATCGGCATGCCGGCGTGCTCAGCCACTGCGTGACCGGCGTGCTCGGGCGCCATCACGGCCGCGGCGGCATGGCCCTCGCGCTGCATATGATCCGCGTGGCCTGCATGGTCCGCGGCGTGCCGGGCGCCGGCCGCGGTCGAGGGAAACTCGTACTGCATGCGGTCGGCGGCCGTATTCATGGTGACGGCGGCCATATCGGCGTGGTGGGCAAGCGCTTCCAGCCCGCCGCCCGTGCCGGCGTTTGTATTGCCGGCCGGCGCGCAGCGGCAGCCGCGGGCGCTCCGCGAGATCAGGGCGCTGATCTGACCGGCGTCGATCCTGCCCGCGTGAAAGGTGACGTGGACGGTCTTGCCGGCGTAATCGACGTGCACGCCGGTGATCTGCGGGTTGGCGCGCAGGGCACGCCCCGCTGCCTCGGCGCATTCCAGGCAGGCGAAATCGGCGTGGAAGGCCCCGGTTATTGGCGCGCCGTGCTGCTGCGGCGGTGCGTGCTGGTGTGCTGCGGTCATGGCTGCTGTTCTCTCTAGATAATGCCGGGACGGCGTGTGCGGCGTTCGCTTGCGATGGTGCGCTCGGCTAGCGTTGCGAGAGCGCGAACAGGTCGGCCAGCTCGGCGATGACCTGGTCGCCGCGGCCCTCGGCGAAGCCCTCGCGCACGCAGCCGTCCAGGTGCGTGCGCAGCAGCAGCGCGTCGAACTTGTCCAGCGCCCGCTTGACGGCGTAGGTCTGCTTGAGGATGTCGACGCAGTACTGGTCTTCCTCGACCATCTTGCGGATGCCTTTGATGTGCCCCTCGATGTAGGCGAGGCGCTTGAGCACCTCGC
This sequence is a window from Dehalococcoidia bacterium. Protein-coding genes within it:
- a CDS encoding epoxyalkane--coenzyme M transferase, which encodes MHRSSDRILTTHPGRLPNPDNQAEVLAARQRGDRQAFDAQVQSGIAAMVRRQKEIGVDILSDGEFWKVRDQGYYDSRASGIETREAKPGEPASVLVFQRERRTPEFRAFWEIYDRVGNTPMPGAEIRGFGIQTQRSAITGPLTPRAADDIGTITHEIAVSKAAMTAAGARLEDCFFPVLSPNWLSHFVLNDYYKSEEEYIYALAAFFKNDYRAVVDAGFILQIDDPALVTRYGMLEPALSIEEYRRFVQPRVEALNWALEGIPEDRVRYHTCWGSWHTPHTTDIPFEHVIDLMLMVKAGAYSVETADARHELDWHVWETHKLPEGKVYIPGVICHKTTTIEPPELVADRIIRYAKLMGRENVIAGVDCGLGGRCYPDIGWAKLKSLADGAALASRQLWQ
- a CDS encoding copper-translocating P-type ATPase; this encodes MTAAHQHAPPQQHGAPITGAFHADFACLECAEAAGRALRANPQITGVHVDYAGKTVHVTFHAGRIDAGQISALISRSARGCRCAPAGNTNAGTGGGLEALAHHADMAAVTMNTAADRMQYEFPSTAAGARHAADHAGHADHMQREGHAAAAVMAPEHAGHAVAEHAGMPMPAMDHGAHAAHGGMGHDMSDPAMAKAMEADMRRRFFVALLLTIPTVLFSPLAKNTFGIEIVRMSAANWLALVFSTPVVFWAGWPFIGGAASSLRYRQLNMSVLIATGVLAAWGFSLLITVLGQGETFYEAAAMLVTFVLFGHWMEMKSRRGTTDALRALFDLVPPSAIALRNGEEQEVPTSELVAGDRIRLRPGAKVPVDGVLVEGSTSIDESLVTGESVPVEKQPGDTLIGGSINRAGSVVMEATKVGSETALAQIVALVQQAQASKAPGQRLADKAAAYLVVLAVGAGLLTFILWYTLGGASALTALTFAISAVVIACPDALGLATPTAVAVGTGLGARHNILIKDAATLEGVSEINAIVLDKTGTLTEGKPALTDVVVSGAGPWQPGRENDLLALVASVEQGSEHPLAAAIVRGASERGLALASAQNFTAIAGKGLRAEVGSRQLLAGNAALLADAGIAPGSLAETAATLAAAGKTPMYVAVDGAAAGLVAVADTIKPSARRLIPLLKEADIEVAMLTGDNRRTAEAVAAELGIARVFAEVLPEQKAGYVRQLQSEGKRVAMVGDGVNDAPALAQAEVGIAIGAGTDVAIETAKVVLMKSDPLDIMRAWRLSRATVRKMKQNLFWASIYNLAAIPVAAGVLFPRFGIMLQPEWSALLMSASSIIVATNAVLLKREDGDLVRVGQAAA
- a CDS encoding metal-sensitive transcriptional regulator; translated protein: MQAERGEVLKRLAYIEGHIKGIRKMVEEDQYCVDILKQTYAVKRALDKFDALLLRTHLDGCVREGFAEGRGDQVIAELADLFALSQR